The following proteins are co-located in the Salvelinus namaycush isolate Seneca chromosome 31, SaNama_1.0, whole genome shotgun sequence genome:
- the LOC120026416 gene encoding phospholipid phosphatase-related protein type 1-like, producing the protein MLSLQLVIMAGTVLLTYYFELTDTFGIHVQGFFCKDADLMKPYPGVDESSFIPPLILYCVVAAVPTTIIFIGEVSMYIMKSTRAVLLTQEKTMVTGECCYLNPLIRRVIRFIGVFAFGLFATDIFVNSGQVVTGNLTPYFLSVCKPNYTGTECRFNHQFISNGNVCTGSPVVVEKARRSFPSKEASLSVYSAVYVTMYITSTIKTKSSRLAKPVLCLGTLCTAFLAGLNRVSEYRNHCSDVIAGFILGSCIALFLGICVVNNFKGGHSTPAKQKSEDYRGLPLMTFPRIQSPLETLSAQNHSASMTEVT; encoded by the exons ATGTTGTCTCTCCAGCTGGTGATCATGGCTGGGACCGTCCTCCTGACCTACTACTTTGAGCTGACCGACACGTTCGGCATCCACGTCCAGGGGTTCTTCTGCAAAGATGCTGACCTGATGAAGCCGTACCCCGGGGTGGACGAGAGCAGCTTCATCCCTCCCCTCATCCTCTACTGCGTGGTCGCCGCTGTTCCCACCACCATC ATCTTCATCGGGGAGGTTTCCATGTACATCATGAAGTCCACACGGGCGGTGCTCCTAACCCAGGAGAAGACCATGGTGACGGGGGAGTGCTGCTACCTGAACCCCCTCATCAGGAGAGTCATCAGGTTTATTG gtgtgttTGCGTTTGGTCTGTTTGCGACAGACATCTTTGTAAACTCGGGGCAGGTGGTGACGGGCAACCTGACGCCgtacttcctgtctgtgtgtaAGCCCAACTACACCGGCACCGAGTGTCGCTTCAACCACCAGTTCATCTCCAACGGTAACGTCTGTACCGGCAGCCCGGTCGTCGTGGAGAAGGCTCGACGTTCCTTCCCTTCCAAAGAGGCGTCGCTCAGCGTCTACTCGGCTGTCTATGTCACT ATGTACATCACTAGCACCATAAAGACTAAGAGTAGTCGCCTGGCCAAACCGGTGCTGTGCCTGGGTACCCTCTGTACAGCCTTCCTCGCCGGGCTCAACCGGGTCTCGGAGTACCGGAACCACTGTTCTGATGTCAtcgctgggttcatccttggtAGCTGTATTGCTCTCTTCCTG GGTATCTGTGTGGTGAACAACTTTAAAGGAGGTCACTCCACCCCTGCCAAACAGAAGAGTGAAGATTACCGTGGTCTCCCCCTAATGACCTTCCCCCGCATCCAGAGCCCCCTGGAGACACTCAGCGCACAG